A section of the Ictidomys tridecemlineatus isolate mIctTri1 chromosome 12 unlocalized genomic scaffold, mIctTri1.hap1 SUPER_12_unloc_5, whole genome shotgun sequence genome encodes:
- the LOC144372339 gene encoding nephrocystin-1-like isoform X3, with the protein MLFVELMYLRTKRKMRILLRKMKKVKMMTKWKKVVERKKNQKRKRNKKMNVLNKQVENILLLEILLLSKLGTLHLSWKALPVSTLFQPCDKEEEQATSEEGSEEDTRGTEGESEANQRTDTRRSAVQKAISEMNTVGVLTSMGAIPAGFRPSTLSQLLEEGNQFRASYFLQPDLTASQLAFRDLMWDAKTGTIKSRPSRVSLILTLWSCKMIPLPGKSIQVLSRHVCLCLFDGSK; encoded by the exons ATGCTTTTTGTAGAACTGATGTACTTACGGACAAAGAGGAAGATGAGGATTCTTctgaggaagatgaagaaggTGAAAATGATGACGAAATGGAAGAAAGTGGTGGAGAGGAAGAAGaatcagaagaggaagaggaacaagAAAATGAATGTCCTAAACAAACAAGTAGAAAATATATTGCTCTTGGAGATTTTACTGCTCAGCAAGTTGGGGACCTTACATTTAAG TTGGAAAGCACTTCCTGTTTCAACACTTTTCCAGCCCTGTGACAAAGAAGAGGAGCAGGCGACAAGTGAAGAGGGCAGTGAGGAGGACACCAGGGGGACGGAGGGTGAATCCGAAGCTAATCAGAG AACTGATACTCGCCGCAGTGCTGTTCAAAAAGCTATCTCAGAG ATGAACACCGTGGGTGTGTTAACCAGCATGGGGGCTATCCCCGCAGGCTTCAGGCCTTCCACACTCTCCCAGCTGCTGGAGGAAG GGAATCAGTTTCGAGCAAGTTACTTTCTGCAACCTGACCTCACGGCATCACAGCTGGCCTTCAGAGATCTGATGTGGGACGCGAAAACAGGCACT attaaGTCAAGGCCAAGTCGTGTTTCCTTGATCCTCACCCTGTGGAGCTGTAAGATGATTCCTCTCCCAGGAAAGAGCATCCAGGTGCTCAGCAGACATGTTTGCCTCTGTCTGTTTGATGGCAGTAAG taa
- the LOC144372339 gene encoding nephrocystin-1-like isoform X7 has protein sequence MLFVELMYLRTKRKMRILLRKMKKVKMMTKWKKVVERKKNQKRKRNKKMNVLNKQVENILLLEILLLSKLGTLHLRTDTRRSAVQKAISEMNTVGVLTSMGAIPAGFRPSTLSQLLEEGNQFRASYFLQPDLTASQLAFRDLMWDAKTGTIKSRPSRVSLILTLWSCKMIPLPGKSIQVLSRHVCLCLFDGSKVSSLS, from the exons ATGCTTTTTGTAGAACTGATGTACTTACGGACAAAGAGGAAGATGAGGATTCTTctgaggaagatgaagaaggTGAAAATGATGACGAAATGGAAGAAAGTGGTGGAGAGGAAGAAGaatcagaagaggaagaggaacaagAAAATGAATGTCCTAAACAAACAAGTAGAAAATATATTGCTCTTGGAGATTTTACTGCTCAGCAAGTTGGGGACCTTACATTTAAG AACTGATACTCGCCGCAGTGCTGTTCAAAAAGCTATCTCAGAG ATGAACACCGTGGGTGTGTTAACCAGCATGGGGGCTATCCCCGCAGGCTTCAGGCCTTCCACACTCTCCCAGCTGCTGGAGGAAG GGAATCAGTTTCGAGCAAGTTACTTTCTGCAACCTGACCTCACGGCATCACAGCTGGCCTTCAGAGATCTGATGTGGGACGCGAAAACAGGCACT attaaGTCAAGGCCAAGTCGTGTTTCCTTGATCCTCACCCTGTGGAGCTGTAAGATGATTCCTCTCCCAGGAAAGAGCATCCAGGTGCTCAGCAGACATGTTTGCCTCTGTCTGTTTGATGGCAGTAAGGTAAGCTCACTGAGTTGA
- the LOC144372339 gene encoding nephrocystin-1-like isoform X2 produces the protein MLFVELMYLRTKRKMRILLRKMKKVKMMTKWKKVVERKKNQKRKRNKKMNVLNKQVENILLLEILLLSKLGTLHLSWKALPVSTLFQPCDKEEEQATSEEGSEEDTRGTEGESEANQRTDTRRSAVQKAISEMNTVGVLTSMGAIPAGFRPSTLSQLLEEGNQFRASYFLQPDLTASQLAFRDLMWDAKTGTIKSRPSRVSLILTLWSCKMIPLPGKSIQVLSRHVCLCLFDGSKVSSLS, from the exons ATGCTTTTTGTAGAACTGATGTACTTACGGACAAAGAGGAAGATGAGGATTCTTctgaggaagatgaagaaggTGAAAATGATGACGAAATGGAAGAAAGTGGTGGAGAGGAAGAAGaatcagaagaggaagaggaacaagAAAATGAATGTCCTAAACAAACAAGTAGAAAATATATTGCTCTTGGAGATTTTACTGCTCAGCAAGTTGGGGACCTTACATTTAAG TTGGAAAGCACTTCCTGTTTCAACACTTTTCCAGCCCTGTGACAAAGAAGAGGAGCAGGCGACAAGTGAAGAGGGCAGTGAGGAGGACACCAGGGGGACGGAGGGTGAATCCGAAGCTAATCAGAG AACTGATACTCGCCGCAGTGCTGTTCAAAAAGCTATCTCAGAG ATGAACACCGTGGGTGTGTTAACCAGCATGGGGGCTATCCCCGCAGGCTTCAGGCCTTCCACACTCTCCCAGCTGCTGGAGGAAG GGAATCAGTTTCGAGCAAGTTACTTTCTGCAACCTGACCTCACGGCATCACAGCTGGCCTTCAGAGATCTGATGTGGGACGCGAAAACAGGCACT attaaGTCAAGGCCAAGTCGTGTTTCCTTGATCCTCACCCTGTGGAGCTGTAAGATGATTCCTCTCCCAGGAAAGAGCATCCAGGTGCTCAGCAGACATGTTTGCCTCTGTCTGTTTGATGGCAGTAAGGTAAGCTCACTGAGTTGA
- the LOC144372339 gene encoding nephrocystin-1-like isoform X6, giving the protein MEESGGEEEESEEEEEQENECPKQTSRKYIALGDFTAQQVGDLTFKPCDKEEEQATSEEGSEEDTRGTEGESEANQRTDTRRSAVQKAISEMNTVGVLTSMGAIPAGFRPSTLSQLLEEGNQFRASYFLQPDLTASQLAFRDLMWDAKTGTIKSRPSRVSLILTLWSCKMIPLPGKSIQVLSRHVCLCLFDGSKVSSLS; this is encoded by the exons ATGGAAGAAAGTGGTGGAGAGGAAGAAGaatcagaagaggaagaggaacaagAAAATGAATGTCCTAAACAAACAAGTAGAAAATATATTGCTCTTGGAGATTTTACTGCTCAGCAAGTTGGGGACCTTACATTTAAG CCCTGTGACAAAGAAGAGGAGCAGGCGACAAGTGAAGAGGGCAGTGAGGAGGACACCAGGGGGACGGAGGGTGAATCCGAAGCTAATCAGAG AACTGATACTCGCCGCAGTGCTGTTCAAAAAGCTATCTCAGAG ATGAACACCGTGGGTGTGTTAACCAGCATGGGGGCTATCCCCGCAGGCTTCAGGCCTTCCACACTCTCCCAGCTGCTGGAGGAAG GGAATCAGTTTCGAGCAAGTTACTTTCTGCAACCTGACCTCACGGCATCACAGCTGGCCTTCAGAGATCTGATGTGGGACGCGAAAACAGGCACT attaaGTCAAGGCCAAGTCGTGTTTCCTTGATCCTCACCCTGTGGAGCTGTAAGATGATTCCTCTCCCAGGAAAGAGCATCCAGGTGCTCAGCAGACATGTTTGCCTCTGTCTGTTTGATGGCAGTAAGGTAAGCTCACTGAGTTGA
- the LOC144372339 gene encoding nephrocystin-1-like isoform X4 gives MYLRTKRKMRILLRKMKKVKMMTKWKKVVERKKNQKRKRNKKMNVLNKQVENILLLEILLLSKLGTLHLSWKALPVSTLFQPCDKEEEQATSEEGSEEDTRGTEGESEANQRTDTRRSAVQKAISEMNTVGVLTSMGAIPAGFRPSTLSQLLEEGNQFRASYFLQPDLTASQLAFRDLMWDAKTGTIKSRPSRVSLILTLWSCKMIPLPGKSIQVLSRHVCLCLFDGSKVSSLS, from the exons ATGTACTTACGGACAAAGAGGAAGATGAGGATTCTTctgaggaagatgaagaaggTGAAAATGATGACGAAATGGAAGAAAGTGGTGGAGAGGAAGAAGaatcagaagaggaagaggaacaagAAAATGAATGTCCTAAACAAACAAGTAGAAAATATATTGCTCTTGGAGATTTTACTGCTCAGCAAGTTGGGGACCTTACATTTAAG TTGGAAAGCACTTCCTGTTTCAACACTTTTCCAGCCCTGTGACAAAGAAGAGGAGCAGGCGACAAGTGAAGAGGGCAGTGAGGAGGACACCAGGGGGACGGAGGGTGAATCCGAAGCTAATCAGAG AACTGATACTCGCCGCAGTGCTGTTCAAAAAGCTATCTCAGAG ATGAACACCGTGGGTGTGTTAACCAGCATGGGGGCTATCCCCGCAGGCTTCAGGCCTTCCACACTCTCCCAGCTGCTGGAGGAAG GGAATCAGTTTCGAGCAAGTTACTTTCTGCAACCTGACCTCACGGCATCACAGCTGGCCTTCAGAGATCTGATGTGGGACGCGAAAACAGGCACT attaaGTCAAGGCCAAGTCGTGTTTCCTTGATCCTCACCCTGTGGAGCTGTAAGATGATTCCTCTCCCAGGAAAGAGCATCCAGGTGCTCAGCAGACATGTTTGCCTCTGTCTGTTTGATGGCAGTAAGGTAAGCTCACTGAGTTGA
- the LOC144372339 gene encoding mitoregulin-like isoform X8, with product MADVSERTLQVSVLVAFASGVLLGWQANRLRRRNLDWRKQRLQDKLATTQKKLDLA from the coding sequence ATGGCGGACGTGTCGGAGAGGACGCTGCAGGTGTCGGTGCTGGTGGCTTTCGCCTCCGGAGTGCTCCTCGGCTGGCAGGCGAACCGGCTAAGGAGGCGCAACCTGGACTGGAGGAAGCAGAGGCTTCAGGACAAGCTGGCGACGACGCAGAAGAAGCTGGACCTGGCCTGA